The DNA window TCGTTGACGTGCTCGTGGTAGCGCTTGCGACGCGGCATGACGAGCAACGGCTTGCAGTTGGTGACCGCCAGCGAGATCGTTCCCGAACCGGCGTGGCCGATCAGCATGCGGGCATCGCGCATGCGGGCGTCGTAACGAGTGCCGTCGATGAAGCGCTCGAAGTGCATGTGACGCGGCTCGTAGGCGCCGACGCCGATCTGGGCCGTGATCTCGTCCTTGATCTCGCCGCGGTCGACCATGTCGTCGACGGCGCGCACGAGTCGGTCGAAGCCGTAGCGGCCGCCGACGGTCAGAAAGATCACAGCACCTCCCCCGCGTACTCGACCTTGCGGAAGCGCAGCGCCACCTCGGGCCACTGCGTCAGCGTGAGGTGCGCCAGGCTGCGAATGACCCGGCCCGACAGCGACAGCGTGTCGACCTGCGACAGGCAGTCAACCCAGGCGATCTTGGCGCCGAACAGACGACCCCACACGCACATGATCGCCATCGGCATGGCGCCGGTGGTGACGATGGCGTCGGGTCGCTCGCGCCAGATGAGCCGCAGCGTCTGGGCCGACGCGATCACGGCGCTGATGGGCGTGCGGCGGTCGGCTTCGCGCACGACGTAGACCCGCATGCCTTCGCGGC is part of the Acidimicrobiales bacterium genome and encodes:
- a CDS encoding glycosyltransferase, translating into MIFLTVGGRYGFDRLVRAVDDMVDRGEIKDEITAQIGVGAYEPRHMHFERFIDGTRYDARMRDARMLIGHAGSGTISLAVTNCKPLLVMPRRKRYHEHVNDHQVATARKFEELHHVLTADYAEDLPRRFAELQDFVPVRRVARTDELAGRIGEFLRSLS